The Paramisgurnus dabryanus chromosome 17, PD_genome_1.1, whole genome shotgun sequence genome includes the window GTTATACTTGCGCATGCTTATGGACTGAATTACAGTGCACATGATGTCACCGTTATCACAGATTCACAGTTATGTAGTCTACAAAAGTTTGTATTTTCAGGACCCCAAATAAAAGTTTTGAATAAAAACGTTTCTGGTTTCATTTGATAAAATTTTTTACGTAAGTGCCTCCCTAGTTTACCCATAATCCACTGAAACACTTTTTTGTTTGCCTGTCATTATTATATTGTTTCTTAGCTACATGACTCCTAtgtttttacaaatgtttttatttagctAAAAAAGGTTAAGCATCATTACCTTGGTATGATGTGGTCTGAAAAGGTTTTGCGTTGATTTATTGTAAAGGGGATTTTGAAAGCACTAACAAAAATAAACTGAACCTGACAACACACACAAtatcacaaacaaacacatgaaTGACAAACCATTTTGGCTCTGCAAAAATTTGGGTCATGATGACTTGTGACTAAATACAAACAACAAGCATAACAATGCGAGTGATTGCTGGTAAATACATAACACAcggttaaaaaataaaataaaaaaccattcatttataaatagcCTTTATATACACAAGCATAAACTTTTGACCTCCTCTGTACTTTAGTTtggaaaaataacaaaaaatatttcctaaatAAACAGCTCTAGTTTCTATATTTTCATCCGTCTCCCACTCATTCCTCAATGTCCCACTGATTGTTTGGTTTCCCTGAATAGTGAATTCACACACCATGGAGATTTTCCATGATGGTCCCTGTTGGGTTGTTATTGAAGAAAGTGCTTCATGCTCATCTACATAAGGTCTCATGACACAGCTTATGCAATATTATACATTATCTTACAGATCTTACAGCGGCCTGACTGTTTGCTTTGGGGATTTTGGGATGGCAGAAAGAATGAATGAAAACTATGATGCTTACAGTTCATCGAGtgcacatatatatacatatatacatatatatatacatatacatatacatatacatatacatatacatatatatattacagaaacatatatatatatatatatatatatatatatatatatatattacagaAACATTTTCCTAACTCAAGATCCTATCTGACCTGTTTgataactactgtgattttaaTTTGGATTCCATTTAGAGCAGATTTTAACCTAACTGTAATATGGCCCTTATGAGATTTACAGTCATTTAAAAACGTCAATCATCACTGAGAATGGCCCAGGGAAACCTCTCAGTACTGCTTGACACATCTGGGTCATTTGTGCCGACTCTTCTAGTGGTTGTTTACAACTTTATGAAATAATACAAAGCACATTGGCAGAAGAACTGTACAATGAAAACATCAAAGACCTCTCATTACTGGATTATTATGTTCAAAGTAATAAAAGCGGAGATGGGTCGACCACTGTAGAAATATCTGTTTATATAACACGTGTCAAGAgccattaaaaacattttgtttagtGTAAATAGTTCATGCTAAGAATTAAAGGCAGGCCTACAGTAACATGAGGTTGGTCATGGTATAGCAAGTGGAGATTTGATTTAAAactatgttcatttaacttttacaaaaaaatgtataatgaaAGACAGCAGCACTCTTGTTAACTCATGCGAAAAACGTTAAAGGCTGAACGTTAAAGGTGAATCAGAAAGAGAAGTTTACTGTATTCATCCTGAAAAACAAGACTGACTGGAGCAGCTACACACGTGGAACTACATTTATTGTACTGTTACACACATGACTtacatatgggtgattctcacgaaattagacTTGATGAGATgaatgaggtgtcatgaaacattttgataaaaagtaagagtatcaaaataagaagcatacagttacaaacatctcttcatgtactattttgcaaatgatttcaaatgtcatcatacaaaccaattttttttttccacatttagggggaaaattttcattaccgcaacgtgttcatgactggatttgggttctttgacatggaaatatttataattaaaaaatctaaaaaataaaaagcttcagtgcatgttatactataaacatttacagtaaagaaacatgtggtatttggtgatcattggtaaatgtagagacaataataaggaatataaatgtgtccaagaccaattttctcatcctccgcaacaattttcaatcattgtttaagccctcaaggaactaacatttaaaaaaaaaattgttggaagggacataattgactgtgacactcaagatggctaccagataaacagttatttttttctctccagataaagttgaaattttgtttgtctaACCGATTCGCATCGCCCCGCGCGAGTTTGCAtcgactttgtatgtaatctacttgcgcaaatcgtaccaaatgtataccttttcgacatttttgaccatttttccTGACAGTATTCTAGTACATGTGACAATAAATGACTTTAAAAACAGTGCAGGCTACAGAAACTAAACTGTAAATAGTTGACCTTTGAGAGAAGTTGTATCCTCTGAAGTGTCAATACTTTAAAATGACGATCCCAAATAGCCTGAATACTTTTCCACCATAACAGTGATCTTTATCCTTGTACACAGCACACAGAAATATATCAGCACTCATACATAAGCAAAACTATTTGTACTGTAACATGATGGCTCAGGCTTGAACTAAATTGTTTTgcctgtatgtgtttgtgtccATGTTGAGAAAACATCCCAACCACAAcagagaaaatgtgaaaagtaaAGTACTTTTAAATACGTTTCACTTCCCTTTTCATATTCTCATGTATCACTAGAATAAGGATTTATGAACACACTGACACATGCAAATTTCTCTGAAATGATGCTTAAACTTCCTCATTCACTAAAACGTTATTTTCCAGTGTGATACACAATCAATACTTCAACACTTATAACAAAGAGACTAAATATAGCTGATCACATATAACGTGATAAAACAGAATGctaatattatataatacaaCCGTCCATCATGGTAACGATACACACGTGATGCAACATCAATTCAATGCAAACAACAAATCTCAAAGCTGCTAATAAAGACATGGTTTATCAATTTAGGTACTGATGGTGTGGATGTGCATACCTATATATGTTAAAGATGGACCTGTCATTGATTCGTGTGCTAACATGCATAGCATCTTGAGTACATCAAGTCTTATTCCACGAGCCGCGCGTTTTATTTGGATCCTCGCGCGCTGTTACTTTGGTTTACAaatatttctgtaaataaataaataatcactACTCACGGATCGACCAGGCAGATGGTTTCAAGTGGAATCGAGGGTTAATACACCGCAGACGCACAGCTGCGTTCTGAGCTGTCGGTAGATGCGGGTTTGTATTACTGCTGCACATCTGCGCAGGTCTTCCTGCCTCTCATCCGGGTACTTCGGCGAGCTGCGCAGCTCCGCCAATCATCCGGGCACTTTAGCAGCAGATGGGGAATTCGGATGTTAATTAAATTTATTAATAGTAACGGTGTATTGGATGTGTTGCTGTGTAACCTTACGCAAATGTGGCCTCATTAATATCCTTTATCCTGCCTCCCCGATTGCACCTTGTCAATGTACAGTAGCTAGTACATTCTTATTCTTTATTCTTATTACTCATATAATGCATCGGCATGTTTTCCTGGCTGTGTTGTAGGGTGAGCCAACTGATTGTTGATTAAATAACTCTTTTACATTATTGATACgcgttttttatatataaataatattcatGAAAAGCCATAGCGCTCGTGAATTCGCCAGTGTATCGATTAGATGAACATTGCCACCTTGTGGATGATATAAAAATGGCGCTTTCTCCATGTAacagaaaatgtgttattagAAAAATATCTAGGCTACAGTTTTTCTTATATTAAAAAGTGAATGGTGGGCAAGGTTGTCaattcatttaaaattaaattaaaatactgtaaatattcttttttttacagtctatggccGTTTCTCACTCTGAAGGCTGCAGACTCCGGAagtcgcatttgtaggctgcatacgtcatcattACAGTTTTATTTCAGAAAATTCAAAATTATTAAGTTGACTATTATCCTAGTTAatcgttgtaatatgcttatgacttgcgaatgtaatgctcagttaatttaaataatccaggcttgatgacgtagcagcctgcatatgcgacctacGGAGGCTGCCTCTGCTTGCTACAGTTTTAAATCTAATGCGCATGCGCAAAGCAAATTATTGAATAAAGTTTCGATGCAATTTTAGCACAAGAAGCGCAATTTATAATACAGTCTATGTCATGTTTAAATATAGgttataaatatgttttttttattttattacgtagcaactgtaaatatatcagtgTTCCCCAATTTAATGGGACTTACCCTTGTATAACTGAATTAGAGCCAATATGGACACAGATTGTGAAGACTTTCCTTAAATTGGTGTTGTTTAAAACCTCAGAATAACATCTTATATATTGTCTGGAAATGTATTGCCATGTTGGTTCTTAAGTGATGTGCATTCCTCCCAGTTTCtctgttattttattaaaaattcatatattgttttaaatacagcAATCATACAAAACCAGAAAGAAAAGttgcaaaaaaatattgtgaatTAATCTGAAAAGCCACATTATAATAAATGTGATTGGTATCGTCCTAATCATTagccatttttatttttttaacgttGAAAATGTAATAATTCCCACTGTTCATGTAAGAGATCAAGCAGGTAGCTGGTGTACTTACAGCACACCCCCCATTTGTTTCTCATGCATTCACTGTCTCTTCAAAATAAGACATAATTTTGTCTAAAAGTCTTAAAGTCCTGCAGGCAGTATGTCCAGACACTGCTACCCATGTCCAGTGTTCTTAGTTTCCAAGGTCTCTTCGTAAAGCCAGCTCTCTGCAAAGTTCCCTGACTGCTCCATGAGCTCAAACAGACGCTTGTACTCCTCAGGGTAGACGTCGCCTGTCAGAGTGTCTTCAAGGAAGCCAAGTTTTGAAATGAGCTCTGGTCCGCTTCCAGGATTCCATGAGCTTTAAAAGACAGCAggcaaaaacaaacacttgtttAAATTgacgtgcatgtgtgtgtaaacagtAACACTAAGAATATTCTTTATAATGAACATACTTTATTTGTTCAATCAATCTGCTTCTCCTTTTGGCAAGACACTGCTTCACCATCATGACCAGAGTGCTGCCGTTCAAGGGTGTGAGGTGAGAGTTGAATAAGTCTTCACGTGGTGTCATGCGAACCAGACAGAGGTTGTCACCCTGGGATAGCTGTGTGATAAATGTGGCAAGTTAAAGTCTGGAATATCGTCTGTATTTTGTGAACGCGAGCttcacttttatcataaacccttttgatgGGTGTGCAgcaagcacttattttgacaagatgcatgatgcacattCTTCGCATCGTGAGCCCTCGAAAAATAAGTCACGTTTGGctgaaagaagaaagtcatatacacccaggatggcttgagggtgagtaaaatatgggctcattttcattttttgatgAACTGTTCCtgtaataaaacacattttgtgtttttccaATTAAAATAACAGCAAAATATGTTGCAGATAGCCATCTGCATgttactaaataagaaaaacatgttGATTCATACCCACGTACACAAACAGCAGTATGTAAACACATTTCAGGAAGTACTGGTATCATATGTTGATTTGTAGACTGATATAATTGAATGCCTTTTCATGTGGCAATACTTACGGTGCTTTTTGTAGTGGATGTCCCATTTCTCTTGGTTGTCAAAAAAGATGACAACGGCTCCtgaaaataaaagcaaaacaGAAACATGAATGGAACATTCCTCAAAACAGTAACAATGACGGAAACATGAAATGTCTTATAGTCTTACCTCATGTAGTAACTCAATGTCACTAGCCATCTGCCACAGAACACTATAAGCTTGATAGTTCTTATAATCTCTTGGACGGGTTACTAGTTTCTGTCACAAAAGAATCATAATGGTGACTCAGCTGGACCTCAACCACTGTTGGTTATTTTATTAAAGTCATATGAACTCACTGTGTATTCTTTCTTGCTGATAAACATGATTAACTCCACACGTCCATAGCGGAATATGGACAGGCGCTCAAACAGGCAGTAGATCAGCTTCCACAACAAGCTCCTTTCGTTCTTTTGAGAGAAGATCCCCACCACCTTCACTGGGATATCTGtctcaataaaaataaacattgaacTTGATTCAAAATGCCTCATTTTTAATAATTAGCCCTACTTTGCTTGCACCAAAAATTGTGAGGTTAACAAGTCCTGTATTTGACCTATATCCCATCATGAAGGTTAAgggtattttttatttttgaaatactTTAAGTAAGTTTAATTTTCCTGACAGGTATGAAAAGTACCAACCTGATGACCACGGCACCTCAGAGATGCCAAGGTTAGAGAAGAGCTTCTCCGAGTACATGGCAGGTGGTCTCATGCTGCCGTGGCCGATGGGATCCAGCTTGAAAAAGTCGCAGTGAACCACATCCAACTGCCCTTCCACATGCCTCTCCAGAGCCTTTGAGATCAAGGATTAAACATTTAAgatgatataaaaaaaaaaactcaagatCCTTCCAAAACACAAAATCTACCTGCAGCTCAGGAAGAAAGTGTGCATCATTTTCCAGAGCAACGACTCTCTGAGCTCCACGATTCAACAAAGCTCGCGTCAACACACCAGGACCTGCGAAAAAAGATAAATCCCAGGTCTACACAGGGACTACTTACGTTTAACCATATCCAAAAATCATACTGTTGATCGAAGACACAAACCTGGGTTACATTCAAATATAACAGCTTTCCCATCTTCAATGTCTTCAGCGAGATGGTCAGTAACGATTCTTGCAAGTGTAGGGTCAACTATAAACCTCCTTAAACTTTTACAAACCAGTGCTTTCTGTGCATTCTCATTCACATCGCCCAGATCTAAAAGATCATAGCGGCAGAGGGGACGAAACTGACCCTTCAGAGGTACGGCTACAGCTGAGAGGTTTCTCTGAACGCCTCCTGTGGACGGTGATGTTCGCTCTGGCCTGCCTGACTGAACTGGGCTCTTCTTTGATCCAGTAAACGAATCAAGAGAGTAACTTCTGGAGGAGGTGGATAACGTCCTGTGTTTTGTTAAAGGCAGCGTGTGGGGAGATGCAGATCTTGACGTTCCACACAGAGTTCTTACAGTCAGAAAGAAGAGCCTACATCCTCCACATGTTGCCATTTCGACACTGCAGGGCTGGAGAGCCCTAAaatcacatgcaaaaaaaaaaaacttgattttttCCACTTACGATAGTTTTTTCTTATAGTAAATTATCAATTCAATTGCGGCAAAGctgttttatgaaaaaataatatgggCACTAAAGGCATAAATATAGACTTGACatgaaaacaaaagaaacaattgttataatattattataagatgtaaattaacattaataactGTAATAATTAAGTTCCATCACACTTATATTTCATTAATTTCCATGCTTTTTTTGAGGAAAtacaatttaaagggatagttcacccaaaaatcattcactcactctcatgttgttacgaacctgtataaatttctttgatCTGATGTGTTTGTAACCAGACCGTTTAtgagcaccattcacttccatagtattattttttcctactatagaagtgaatggggctcatgatcagttcagttacaaacattcctcaaaatatcttcctttgtgttcatcaggacaaatacatttatacaggtttgtaacaacatgagagtgagaaaatgatgacagatttttcatttttgggtgaactatccctttaaatgtcttaatacctcttcctttaaaatgtaaataaaaagccATTAAATACTGGCTATTATTTTCTACTTTAAGCAGGCAATTGCCAAAAACTGTatcatttacaataaaaaacacaatggTATAAATACAACATTATCATGTGCAGATTATCCCATGCATCTGCGGCAAACGTGCTCGTTAGTTAAACGCGTTCTTTTTCAACAAACGAGTGCATTATGTTGTAAGATAAATGTTTAATCATTAATTTAACGCAAACTAACCTCAAACTATGCGCTTTTTGTCCAGAGATCTACATTAATAATGCTGTTCATGCTGCACACCACACGAGTCCGTGACATTGAATCCGCACGTTGTTGACCTGACAGTTTCGCAACGCTATTGGTTGAGGCGCATGATCTACGTCATATTCCTGCGACGCCCAAATATGGTCAGATCAAAGGTGCGTCAAATGTGCGCATATtatagttttaaaatgttattttataaatgcaataaGCGGTCTACTCGTCTGAATATAagctatttttaaatataaacatgtatttataataaaaaatatattatttgttaAATTGTATTGTTTTGCATTGCACACTTTTTTGGGGGAAATGCGCAGTGTGGTGTCAAATGGACTTGCATGAATACAAACACACTGAATCGTACTGACATTACTGGTGTGAGTTAACACATGGATGCTGCAACTGTGCGTTTTAAGTGATGTTATGATGGCTGTAAATATCGAGCGATTTCTTAGCGAGGGTAAAGGGAATGGTTTACGGGCTCTGCGTGAAATCAAAGTCGGAGAGGTTATTCATTCGTGTGAGCCTTTTGCATTCTGCATAGCGAAGAGTTTCTTGAAAACTACATGTCATAATTGTCTCAAGAGGTAAGAAGGCTGTTTAATTATTGAACGAATATAAGAGTTATGCAGAGGGTTACATCGATGCgtactctgttgaaaaaaacataaaatacattaaaatttttGTGATGTATTCTGTGTTTTTCAGCATGTTGATTCTTGCATGCTAGACCTTAATTAAAAACGTTTTCAGTAATAATCGACCTCTGTGCTATCTGTTTTTTATGCACTCTCATGCCATGACTGACAATATGGACAGATTTTCTTGACATCAGTGCTAGCAAATTGACAGCAGCAGCACACTGTGGGTTGTTGCATAAAGTATTTGATTGCGGCCTCTAGGTGGAGCTGTTGGTCTTAGGGAACTTTGAACGATCCATGAATTATTGCATGGATGTGAGTGCTGTTTTTTTGTACTGTCATAGataatttttaacaaatataaataaatatgtattacAATCTTACTGTGTACCATCTTAGAGAATAaatatgtgtttaataaaccAACAAACCATTAAACCATTCTAAATTTGTATTCACGagccagcagatggcgctaAAACGTTGAAACGTCTGTCTGCTGGTAAATCCCACCTATAAAACAGTAACGTTAATTGTCTACTAGTTTTTTCTCTCATCGTTTTATTTGTCAAACCATTAAAGACACTTAACTTAAGTTAAGTGGTCTTGCTTTTCATCAAGACATTTATCTTTGAGTCAGTCTGTCATAAATCATGTCATCAAatcttatttatattatattatccGACAATATTGACTGAATAGCTATTTGGCTATGGTTAGTGTTACCAGCCAATGCGCCCATTGGGGATGGGATGTCAATATAAGACTTCTATATTATAAGTTTTATATAGCAAGTTAATTTGCATTTTGGTTAAAGATtacaagcattttttttttacatgtattaAGGACATGGGGTCAATATTGATTTTACCTCGACTTTAAAATGGTTTTGGAATTGCTGCAAATGCATATTCTTTAAAGTCTGTTGAAAGTAATTTCAGATAATTGTTTCtgaacacattataaatgtattgctgaaacacattACAAAGGCTGTGAGGACTGTGAATTGTGTAGTTAAACAGTTTTTCTACATTTCTGTttaggattatttgggcggggctaaaacggTAGCTCGATGATGCACTGAAGCCACCGAGCATGGctccgcccctaacacaatcgcgagcatccattcagtggctgtttctcaatttcAAGGATACTTTCTTGGCAGGACTG containing:
- the tfb2m gene encoding dimethyladenosine transferase 2, mitochondrial, with the protein product MATCGGCRLFFLTVRTLCGTSRSASPHTLPLTKHRTLSTSSRSYSLDSFTGSKKSPVQSGRPERTSPSTGGVQRNLSAVAVPLKGQFRPLCRYDLLDLGDVNENAQKALVCKSLRRFIVDPTLARIVTDHLAEDIEDGKAVIFECNPGPGVLTRALLNRGAQRVVALENDAHFLPELQALERHVEGQLDVVHCDFFKLDPIGHGSMRPPAMYSEKLFSNLGISEVPWSSDIPVKVVGIFSQKNERSLLWKLIYCLFERLSIFRYGRVELIMFISKKEYTKLVTRPRDYKNYQAYSVLWQMASDIELLHEEPLSSFLTTKRNGTSTTKSTLSQGDNLCLVRMTPREDLFNSHLTPLNGSTLVMMVKQCLAKRRSRLIEQINSWNPGSGPELISKLGFLEDTLTGDVYPEEYKRLFELMEQSGNFAESWLYEETLETKNTGHG